A window of the Lolium perenne isolate Kyuss_39 chromosome 7, Kyuss_2.0, whole genome shotgun sequence genome harbors these coding sequences:
- the LOC127312611 gene encoding NADH-ubiquinone oxidoreductase chain 3 yields MKFAPICIYLVISPLVSLIPLGVPFPFASNSSTYPEKLSAYECGSDPSGDARSRFDIRFYPVPILFIIPDLEVTFSFPWAVPPNKIDLFGSWSMMAFLLILTIGSLYEWKRGASDRE; encoded by the exons ATGA aATTTGCACCTATTTGTATCTATTTAGTGATCAGTCCgctagtttctttgattccactcGGTGTTCCTTTTCCATTTGCTTCCAATAGTTCGACCTATCCAGAAAAATTGTCGGCCTACGAATGTGGTTCCGATCCCTCCGGTGATGCCAGAAGTCGTTTCGATATACGATTTTATCCGGTTCCTATTTTATTTATTATCCCTGATCTGGAAGTCACCTTTTCTTTTCCTTGGGCAGTACCTCCTAACAAGATTGATCTGTTTGGATCTTGGTCCATGATGGCCTTTTTATTGATTTTGACGATTGGATCTCTCTATGAATGGAAAAGGGGTGCTTCGGATCGGGAGTAA